The window GAAATAATTAATCCGCCTGATATATATGACCAATAGCTATGAATTTTTTCGATATCAACAACACCAGAAAAACTATCGGGATAATCAATAGCAGTTTTTTTGCCCATAAGAATGATATAAGCGGTCTCCGGTCCGATAAAAATTGATAGAGATGTATCGCTCGAAATTTCATTATTCAATGAATCTTTACTGATATATTTTTTGTCTATATGGATTGTCCAATCTCTGAAATCTATGGTTTTATGTGTAATGGGCATATTGATAATTCTACCATTGGAGAATTCGACTGTTTCAATATTATCCTTAAAGAACACAACCGATTCTTTATATAACGACGCAACTTTAATATAGACATAAGCTGCCGCAATCAAGCTAAGCACGCATATTGAAATGACATAAAATGCCCACGCCCTTTTTATAGGGCGTTCTAATATCTTATGGTAAAACTTGCCGGCAGTAAGAACTCCATATAAATCTCTATAAAAATTCAGGGCTGCTCCCAGTTATTATTCTTTAAAAGGAATTATATTAATTAACTTATTTCTTATGACGGCGGCGTATTTTCTTGGGACCATCGCCCTTAGAATCAATTACCGAAAGGTCGAAATTAAGCTGAACATCGCCTAATTTGTTTTTGCCTTTTTCGGTAACGACATATTGAGCATTATCCCCTTCGCCTTCTTTTTCAAGCCAACCCTTGTGGACGCAATACTCAAGGTAAGCTGGTCCCAGGTTAAATGCATCCGTCCGGTGTTCAAATTGCATCTGGCTTGTGTTTGATTGTTTTTTTTTCATAATGATATCTTAGTATTTCCGTTATTTTGCATTAAATTGCTCCGGTTTAAACATGCTTCAGTTCATGCGGCAATAAACCGCAAGAATTTCAGCCACTTCATTTTTTCTTTAGCGACATCTCAGAGATAAAAGCCTCAACGCCGATTTTGCTGATTTTATTTAGATTCTGAAGAGCATCCGGATGCTTATTGCAAAAATCATCAATATCGGGACATGGATATTTGTGGCACTGATAGCAGAATTCTACTCCCATATCGCTGGCGCATTTTCTAATTTTACAGCTTTTACCCCAGCAATTTCTGTTTCCTGCTCGGCAGCCCCAGCAA is drawn from Candidatus Zixiibacteriota bacterium and contains these coding sequences:
- a CDS encoding DUF3795 domain-containing protein, translating into MPGILIGYCGLYCGQCPIYLASTTFNDNKKEKLAKKYARELDKEISPKDIHCWGCRAGNRNCWGKSCKIRKCASDMGVEFCYQCHKYPCPDIDDFCNKHPDALQNLNKISKIGVEAFISEMSLKKK
- a CDS encoding DUF1189 family protein; this encodes MGAALNFYRDLYGVLTAGKFYHKILERPIKRAWAFYVISICVLSLIAAAYVYIKVASLYKESVVFFKDNIETVEFSNGRIINMPITHKTIDFRDWTIHIDKKYISKDSLNNEISSDTSLSIFIGPETAYIILMGKKTAIDYPDSFSGVVDIEKIHSYWSYISGGLIISTVVGFFIYKFAVGLFYILVIIAPIIIFKFRRMGLAYSGCFKAGLYLVFFQLIVSTVLFIAKIYILWDILLYILFYIFYIGAFVNIDISKGLSKIKKG